Proteins encoded together in one Carya illinoinensis cultivar Pawnee chromosome 3, C.illinoinensisPawnee_v1, whole genome shotgun sequence window:
- the LOC122304117 gene encoding uncharacterized protein LOC122304117 isoform X2 encodes MEPSNGEIDDTQKVESEEEKREVQSVIESSNGELEETQKLELQAEEKKVVVQHVGDVEAVVESVREIVLDGDSKLVDETSDGGDRGLRSSSFDKEETLNEKSSEVVYSGELEEETQVSSSVADSVPVVSLSKDFIQGVEELVENSIGLESKEREEKASLSSDNTEIRISRVESSDENNVSSDALTDVVSKGIEETTFPNLDVPVVVTDVVSEGIGETKLLSSDASVGEASKENVKNLLQPLASAPVVERGSVVEEGNKTEIPESSGNPHVISLDQRTLQPTSWRSCCGLFEVLRRSDR; translated from the exons ATGGAACCTTCAAATGGCGAAATAGATGATACCCAGAAAGTAGAATCagaggaagagaagagagaggtgCAAAGTGTGATTgaatcttcaaatggggaattGGAGGAGACGCAGAAACTGGAATTACAGGCCGAGGAAAAGAAGGTGGTAGTCCAGCATGTTGGGGATGTCGAAGCTGTCGTTGAATCCGTTAGAGAAATTGTCCTTGATGGGGATTCTAAGCTTGTGGATGAGACGTCTGATGGGGGTGATCGGGGTTTGAGAAGTAGCAGCTTTGACAAAGAGGAAACACTTAATGAGAAGAGTTCCGAGGTGGTTTATTCAGGAGAGTTAGAGGAGGAGACACAGGTTTCTAGCTCAGTTGCCGACTCTGTGCCTGTTGTATCTTTGTCCAAGGATTTCATCCAAGGAGTAGAAGAACTTGTTGAGAATTCGATTGGATTAGAATCGAAAGAACGGGAGGAGAAAGCTTCACTGTCTTCGGATAATACTGAGATCAGAATATCTCGGGTTGAGTCTTCAGATGAGAACAATGTCTCTTCCGACGCTCTAACAGATGTTGTGTCCAAGGGAATTGAGGAAACAACGTTCCCGAACTTGGATGTTCCTGTGGTGGTAACAGATGTGGTTTCAGAAGGAATTGGAGAGACAAAATTGCTCTCTTCCGATGCGAGTGTAGGGGAGGCATCAAAAGAGAATGTTAAAAATTTGTTGCAGCCGTTGGCCAGTGCTCCAGTTGTTGAAAGGGGTAGTGTTGTCGAAGAGGGCAACAAGACTGAGATTCCTGAAAGCTCCGGAAATCCG CATGTCATCTCTTTGGATCAACGCACCCTGCAGCCGACTTCTTGGAGGAGTTGCTGTGGACTTTTTGAAGTTCTTCGCCGCTCTGATAGATAA
- the LOC122304117 gene encoding uncharacterized protein LOC122304117 isoform X1, with the protein MPSRSATNRRKATRPAKKMKNTTNPTYHSSPNFQLQGFQGNEREVDAGDRLLVGEEEVKERYCLSSLSVTAARHNKMEPSNGEIDDTQKVESEEEKREVQSVIESSNGELEETQKLELQAEEKKVVVQHVGDVEAVVESVREIVLDGDSKLVDETSDGGDRGLRSSSFDKEETLNEKSSEVVYSGELEEETQVSSSVADSVPVVSLSKDFIQGVEELVENSIGLESKEREEKASLSSDNTEIRISRVESSDENNVSSDALTDVVSKGIEETTFPNLDVPVVVTDVVSEGIGETKLLSSDASVGEASKENVKNLLQPLASAPVVERGSVVEEGNKTEIPESSGNPHVISLDQRTLQPTSWRSCCGLFEVLRRSDR; encoded by the exons ATGCCTTCGAGGTCAGCTACAAACAGACGGAAAGCAACAAGACCTGccaagaaaatgaagaacacCACGAACCCCACCTACCATTCTTCACCTAATTTTCAACTGCAag GATTTCAAGGGAATGAGAGAGAGGTTGATGCTGGTGATCGTCTTTTAGTTGGAGAAGAGGAAGTAAAAGAGAGGTATTGTTTATCTTCTCTATCAGTGACTGCTGCACGTCATAACAAAATGGAACCTTCAAATGGCGAAATAGATGATACCCAGAAAGTAGAATCagaggaagagaagagagaggtgCAAAGTGTGATTgaatcttcaaatggggaattGGAGGAGACGCAGAAACTGGAATTACAGGCCGAGGAAAAGAAGGTGGTAGTCCAGCATGTTGGGGATGTCGAAGCTGTCGTTGAATCCGTTAGAGAAATTGTCCTTGATGGGGATTCTAAGCTTGTGGATGAGACGTCTGATGGGGGTGATCGGGGTTTGAGAAGTAGCAGCTTTGACAAAGAGGAAACACTTAATGAGAAGAGTTCCGAGGTGGTTTATTCAGGAGAGTTAGAGGAGGAGACACAGGTTTCTAGCTCAGTTGCCGACTCTGTGCCTGTTGTATCTTTGTCCAAGGATTTCATCCAAGGAGTAGAAGAACTTGTTGAGAATTCGATTGGATTAGAATCGAAAGAACGGGAGGAGAAAGCTTCACTGTCTTCGGATAATACTGAGATCAGAATATCTCGGGTTGAGTCTTCAGATGAGAACAATGTCTCTTCCGACGCTCTAACAGATGTTGTGTCCAAGGGAATTGAGGAAACAACGTTCCCGAACTTGGATGTTCCTGTGGTGGTAACAGATGTGGTTTCAGAAGGAATTGGAGAGACAAAATTGCTCTCTTCCGATGCGAGTGTAGGGGAGGCATCAAAAGAGAATGTTAAAAATTTGTTGCAGCCGTTGGCCAGTGCTCCAGTTGTTGAAAGGGGTAGTGTTGTCGAAGAGGGCAACAAGACTGAGATTCCTGAAAGCTCCGGAAATCCG CATGTCATCTCTTTGGATCAACGCACCCTGCAGCCGACTTCTTGGAGGAGTTGCTGTGGACTTTTTGAAGTTCTTCGCCGCTCTGATAGATAA